A region from the Acanthochromis polyacanthus isolate Apoly-LR-REF ecotype Palm Island chromosome 23, KAUST_Apoly_ChrSc, whole genome shotgun sequence genome encodes:
- the coro1b gene encoding coronin-1B: MSFRRGVVRQSKFRHVFAQAWKAEHCIDDVRVSRVTWDSPLCAVNPKFIAVIIEAGGGGAFLVVPINKSGRIDQSCPTVCGHAAPVLDIQWSPHDDNIIASASEDYTVKVWQIPDGGLTSPMTEAIVTLEGHSKRVGILAWHPSAFNILLTAGCDNVICVWNVGTGELVYQLSDAHPDLIYSVSWNKDGSAVCTVCKDKALRIIDPRRGTVLKVREKVHDGTRPMRAVFLSDGKILTTGFSRMSERQLALWDMKDLSEPMAVQEMDTSNGVLLPFYDPDTNMVYLCGKGDCTIRYFEVTDESPYVHFLSLYSSKEPQRGAGFLSKRGVDVNKCEIARFYKLHERKVEPISMTVPRKANLFQGDLYPDTAGLEPALLADEWIAGQDAPPLLVSLSSGYTAPPSKHRDTHRSKPKLTSQDSGAGGAPPSAGNVASSTSTPATAAKEAEEEVPQPRVATRETDGNAERPKKEDDVLTELLAEMKALRAVVLAQSQRIELLERQLARIEDGDV; the protein is encoded by the exons ATGTCTTTCAGGCGAGGTGTGGTCAGGCAAAGCAAATTCCGCCATGTCTTCGCCCAGGCATGGAAAGCCGAGCACTGCATTGACGACGTCAGAGTGTCCCGGGTGACGTGGGACAGTCCCCTCTGTGCGGTCAACCCCAAATTCATTGCTGTTATCATTGaagcaggtggaggaggagccttCCTCGTCGTTCCGATCAACAAG AGTGGCAGAATTGACCAGTCTTGCCCCACCGTCTGCGGTCATGCAGCACCAGTGCTGGACATCCAGTGGTCTCCTCATGATGACAACATCATCGCAAGTGCCTCAGAGGACTACACAGTCAAG GTGTGGCAGATCCCCGATGGGGGACTAACAAGTCCAATGACTGAGGCCATTGTGACTCTTGAGGGACACAGTAAGAGAGTGGGAATCCTGGCTTGGCACCCAAGTGCCTTCAACATCTTGCTAACTGCAG GTTGCGATAATGTCATTTGTGTGTGGAACGTGGGCACAGGCGAACTCGTGTACCAGCTTAGTGACGCCCACCCAGACCTCATCTACAGCGTCAGCTGGAACAAGGACGGCAGTGCTGTCTGTACCGTCTGTAAGGACAAGGCCCTGCGTATCATTGACCCACGAAGAGGCACTGTTCTGAAG GTCAGAGAAAAGGTCCATGATGGTACCAGGCCTATGAGAGCTGTGTTTCTCTCTGACGGAAAAATCCTGACCACAGGCTTCAGCCGAATGAGTGAGAGACAGCTGGCTCTGTGGGATATG AAAGATCTCTCGGAGCCAATGGCCGTACAGGAAATGGACACGAGTAATGGAGTTCTTTTGCCCTTTTATGACCCTGACACAAACATGGTCTATTTGTGTGGAAAG GGGGATTGCACCATCCGATATTTTGAAGTGACAGACGAATCCCCATACGTTCACTTCCTCAGTTTATACAGCAGCAAGGAGCCACAGAGAGGTGCAGGCTTTCTTAGTAAAAGAGGTGTGGATGTCAACAAGTGTGAAATTGCCAG GTTCTATAAGCTGCATGAAAGGAAGGTGGAACCCATTTCTATGACTGTACCACGAAAGGCAA ATCTCTTCCAGGGAGACCTTTACCCGGACACAGCTGGCCTGGAGCCAGCTCTCCTGGCTGATGAATGGATAGCTGGGCAGGATGCACCACCGCTGCTGGTGTCTCTGAGCAGCGGTTACACAGCTCCTCCATCCAAACACAGAGACACCCACAGAAGCAAGCCTAAGCTCACCTCTCAGGACTCCGGAGCCGGGGGAGCCCCACCTTCAGCGGGGAATGTAGCCAGCTCCACATCTACACCCGCCACTGCTGCCAAGGAGGCGGAAGAAGAGGTGCCACAGCCACGAGTAGCCACAAGGGAGACGGACGGAAATGCTGAGAGGCCGAAGAAAGAG GATGACGTTTTAACTGAGCTGCTAGCCGAAATGAAGGCGCTACGGGCCGTCGTCCTCGCTCAGAGCCAGAGGATTGAGTTGCTGGAGAGGCAGCTCGCTCGGATTGAAGACGGGGACGTGTGA